A window from Nocardioides mesophilus encodes these proteins:
- a CDS encoding PTS sugar transporter subunit IIA — translation MSGTDATTLVFAEQLSHVGPPAGSREELLQLLAGSALAAGYVHESFTEALLERERSFPTGLPTPLPSAIPHTDTVHVVRPALAAALLSDPVGFAEMGGSGREVAAELVVLLLVDEPGAQVEVLGRLLKVLQKADLRARLAHVTTPAALAETLNAALAQ, via the coding sequence GTGAGCGGTACCGACGCGACCACGCTCGTCTTCGCCGAGCAGCTCAGTCACGTCGGTCCGCCCGCCGGGTCCCGCGAGGAGCTGCTCCAGCTCCTCGCGGGGTCCGCCCTGGCGGCCGGCTACGTCCACGAGAGCTTCACCGAGGCGTTGCTGGAGCGGGAGCGGAGCTTCCCCACCGGGCTGCCGACACCGCTGCCGTCCGCGATACCGCACACCGACACCGTGCACGTGGTCCGGCCGGCCCTGGCCGCCGCGCTGCTCTCTGACCCGGTCGGCTTCGCCGAGATGGGCGGCTCCGGCCGCGAGGTGGCGGCCGAGCTGGTGGTCCTGCTGCTCGTCGACGAGCCCGGTGCCCAGGTCGAGGTGCTCGGCCGGCTTTTGAAGGTGCTGCAGAAGGCGGACCTGCGCGCCCGGCTGGCCCACGTCACGACGCCGGCGGCGCTGGCCGAAACCCTGAACGCGGCGCTGGCGCAATGA